The region ACGGCGCATGGTCACTTCTTGTCGGAAGACGAGGAGCCGCCTTCGGCGGGCTTGGGGTAATAGGCCGCCGCTGCTTCCTGCTGCCCGAAGTTAAGCGGAAAGTCGTTGAGCTGGCGCCACAATTCGTAGCCGACCGTGACCTGGTCGCCCTGAATCCAGCCCAGTACCTTGCTGCCCTGGCGGATGAAGCGCTGGTCAGGCCAGGGATGGGCACCGGGCTGGGGCTCGACCAGCACACGGAACAGCCCGTCGGCGCGCGGCGTGGGGTCGACCGTGCGTACGCGTCCGTCATAGATGCCCAGCGCGAAGGAAGGCCAGCCGCTGAACTGGATCGCGGGAAAACCCTCGAATTCGAGGCGGACCGCGCGGCCCGGCTCGACGAGCGGGATGTCGCGGCCATCGACGTAGATCTCGACAGCGCGCACGATTTCCTCGGGCGCGATCGTGGCGAGCACGGTGCCCGCGGAGATCAGCGCGCCGCCCGCTGCGGCGTTGAGTTGCTGCACGCGACCGCTGCGCGGTGCGGGCACGATCTGTGCGGACTGGCGATTGAGCTGGACTTCGATCTGCTTGAGCTTGGCGCGCGCCTCGGCGAGCTTTGCTTCCGCGTCGGCGACCTTGATTTGCGTCTGCTCGTAGTCGCGCCGCGCGGCGAGCCCTTCGGCCAGCAGCTGGCGGGTCCGTCCAACGTCGATGCTGGCGACCGCGCGTGATTGTTCGACCGCCGCGATCTGCGCCTCGACTTGT is a window of Novosphingobium aureum DNA encoding:
- a CDS encoding efflux RND transporter periplasmic adaptor subunit, which translates into the protein MTLDQDHLLHFPSLTSLRPPRVTVVVGWLIVLGIALSIAILFVPWLQTAQGPGQVTSLDPDDRPRQVSSLVSGRVDRFFVHDGEYVEAGDPIVRVVDVDPDFLTRLAAEKAQVEAQIAAVEQSRAVASIDVGRTRQLLAEGLAARRDYEQTQIKVADAEAKLAEARAKLKQIEVQLNRQSAQIVPAPRSGRVQQLNAAAGGALISAGTVLATIAPEEIVRAVEIYVDGRDIPLVEPGRAVRLEFEGFPAIQFSGWPSFALGIYDGRVRTVDPTPRADGLFRVLVEPQPGAHPWPDQRFIRQGSKVLGWIQGDQVTVGYELWRQLNDFPLNFGQQEAAAAYYPKPAEGGSSSSDKK